A region from the Thermanaeromonas toyohensis ToBE genome encodes:
- the mmsB gene encoding 3-hydroxyisobutyrate dehydrogenase — protein MVWGGGGPTLLILAPGFKEADGVRVGFIGLGNMGRPMAKNILQKGFPLIVYDIVPTAMSHLIDQGAQGASSPKELAGRVDIVITMLPDAKAVSSVLEGEEGVFAGARKGLLIVDMSTVAPSDTQRLAQEAMARGLRYLDAPVSGGVAGAEAGKLTIMVGGKEEDYKQCLPLFQCMGERIYHVGDIGSGNAVKLVNNLLLGINMIGVAEALTLGVKAGLKPEVLLEVIKNSSGQSYAFTSKVPSFILSGHFKPGFSINLQHKDIELALQTAKECNIPLLLGSVAYQVYTLARGKGWGQEDISAVIKLWEEVAGLEVRYAELRKDG, from the coding sequence GTGGTTTGGGGTGGGGGAGGCCCCACCCTTTTAATCTTAGCACCAGGATTTAAGGAGGCGGACGGGGTGCGGGTAGGTTTCATCGGCCTGGGTAATATGGGGCGCCCCATGGCTAAGAACATTTTGCAGAAAGGGTTTCCTCTTATTGTCTATGATATAGTACCTACCGCTATGTCTCACCTAATAGACCAGGGAGCTCAAGGGGCTTCCTCGCCCAAAGAATTGGCAGGTAGGGTAGATATAGTGATCACCATGCTTCCTGATGCTAAGGCCGTATCTTCGGTGTTGGAAGGCGAAGAAGGGGTTTTTGCTGGTGCGCGTAAGGGGCTGCTTATCGTAGACATGAGTACTGTGGCTCCAAGCGATACGCAGCGTCTAGCACAGGAGGCTATGGCCAGAGGTTTGCGTTATTTAGATGCTCCGGTTTCCGGGGGGGTAGCCGGGGCAGAAGCAGGAAAGTTGACTATCATGGTAGGGGGCAAAGAAGAGGATTACAAGCAATGTTTGCCACTCTTCCAGTGTATGGGAGAAAGAATCTACCATGTAGGGGATATAGGTAGCGGAAATGCGGTGAAGCTAGTAAACAACCTCCTTTTAGGTATCAATATGATCGGAGTAGCTGAGGCGTTGACATTGGGTGTAAAGGCGGGGCTAAAGCCCGAAGTATTACTTGAAGTAATAAAGAATAGCTCGGGCCAAAGTTACGCTTTCACTTCTAAAGTACCCTCTTTTATATTATCAGGTCATTTTAAACCTGGCTTTTCCATCAACCTCCAGCATAAAGATATTGAGCTAGCTTTGCAAACTGCTAAGGAATGTAATATACCTCTCTTGCTAGGCTCGGTAGCTTACCAAGTCTATACTTTAGCCCGGGGAAAAGGATGGGGCCAAGAAGATATATCTGCCGTTATCAAACTGTGGGAAGAAGTGGCCGGTTTGGAGGTACGGTATGCTGAACTTAGAAAAGATGGATAG
- a CDS encoding L-serine ammonia-lyase, iron-sulfur-dependent, subunit alpha — protein MLNLEKMDRVIAYLKNKAPKERQLTLGETVEVALNLGVKVSEVVLGEVACYENKKPEEVLHEIKKAFEHNLKAAILGSQYEAQSFLLNKVGADLAQGEAKITEDTFLNQAITFTLAAQVGNHIVGLAPCAGTGDACVFTGVVKALLDHYPEEKVWPAVGVMLKAGVMFRAGKVTTGCNMEGLGAGATGTAAALAEIEGGSPRQVEHAMVLALSPTIAVPCTPRVLVPGLCATHIGGAVLLGYLAARLALATSLPVNVPIDVMLALAAEAHKISATSIVPAVVRYMEPYFKRDPRVDQYLLPETKEIEYKRQQETADFARKQAEELARLASPITRPFGEVVVGGSSQAVGSPTNTARIAHALAKGEIKKVKIELYPELFARRAINVPGILMGAVLGASTANSEAYNRIMDEIIARGIEVVILEVKEPQVQRVTIEATERNAMVHALNRGGGRLALVDAYPSLDEARKMAASLGIEIVP, from the coding sequence ATGCTGAACTTAGAAAAGATGGATAGGGTGATCGCTTATTTAAAAAACAAAGCCCCTAAAGAAAGGCAGCTTACTCTAGGCGAGACCGTTGAAGTAGCTCTAAATTTAGGGGTTAAAGTAAGTGAAGTTGTATTGGGTGAAGTAGCTTGCTACGAGAATAAGAAGCCAGAGGAAGTTTTACATGAGATTAAAAAAGCATTTGAGCATAATCTCAAGGCAGCTATTTTGGGCAGCCAATATGAAGCGCAGAGTTTTCTCCTTAATAAAGTAGGCGCTGATTTAGCCCAAGGAGAAGCCAAAATAACAGAAGATACCTTTTTAAACCAGGCTATAACCTTTACTTTAGCAGCTCAGGTAGGTAACCACATAGTAGGCCTTGCTCCTTGTGCAGGCACAGGGGATGCTTGCGTATTTACTGGGGTAGTAAAAGCTTTGCTAGATCATTACCCGGAAGAAAAAGTGTGGCCAGCAGTAGGCGTTATGCTTAAAGCGGGTGTGATGTTCCGGGCGGGGAAAGTTACCACAGGATGCAATATGGAAGGATTAGGGGCAGGAGCTACAGGCACGGCAGCAGCGTTGGCGGAAATTGAAGGGGGAAGTCCTAGACAAGTAGAGCATGCCATGGTGCTGGCGCTTTCCCCCACGATTGCTGTTCCCTGTACTCCGCGCGTGTTAGTCCCTGGCCTCTGTGCCACCCATATTGGAGGGGCAGTACTCCTGGGGTATTTAGCAGCTCGCCTGGCTCTGGCCACCTCACTGCCGGTAAATGTACCTATAGATGTAATGTTAGCCTTGGCGGCTGAGGCGCATAAAATTTCAGCTACTAGTATAGTCCCGGCTGTTGTACGTTATATGGAACCCTATTTTAAACGTGATCCCAGGGTGGATCAGTACTTACTACCAGAGACAAAGGAAATAGAATACAAGCGCCAGCAAGAGACAGCGGATTTTGCCCGGAAACAAGCCGAAGAATTAGCTAGATTAGCCAGCCCCATAACCCGGCCTTTTGGGGAGGTAGTGGTAGGTGGTAGCAGCCAGGCGGTGGGATCGCCTACTAATACAGCGCGGATCGCCCATGCCCTAGCTAAAGGGGAAATAAAAAAGGTAAAAATCGAGCTTTATCCGGAGTTATTTGCTCGCCGAGCAATAAACGTACCAGGCATATTGATGGGGGCAGTACTAGGTGCCTCCACAGCTAATAGTGAAGCTTATAACCGGATTATGGATGAAATAATAGCTCGGGGAATTGAGGTAGTGATCTTAGAAGTTAAGGAACCTCAGGTACAAAGGGTAACTATTGAGGCAACAGAAAGAAATGCTATGGTCCATGCCCTTAACCGGGGAGGGGGAAGGTTAGCCTTAGTTGACGCTTACCCTTCCCTAGATGAGGCCCGGAAGATGGCAGCTTCCTTAGGGATAGAAATTGTTCCTTAA
- a CDS encoding cobalamin-dependent protein (Presence of a B(12) (cobalamin)-binding domain implies dependence on cobalamin itself, in one of its several forms, or in some unusual lineages, dependence on a cobalamin-like analog.), whose amino-acid sequence MQEKTQAIIWEDRERIKAYEKLFGVSMPKVGKDGSITGLPRPYPREVAGVIRGGYRIAELGRKARSTGIPVQNPILGRNTAEETMAQSREMYEIAEKLGITLFHFVHSEATRHIDPLDGAELIEQSRGKGGITPAGEREFVQMGGGAVHPIRINATGDTPHLSILNAFIAGFDGTDIGPVIHVHFGGRGIHDYKTKVTNGFKALQICAENNIFVQVESHKHINNIGGTDGAGLAGCLLAEGLAILAGLPRELSALQINVAGINLLADLALIRAFRKVMWSEWLIVVPETFQNPPPDLIAEQGHFARMAISAKLGGADFYRPKAAESVGIPTGHSMGRAIWATQDIFEKTAAITINDPFIDKRMEEILNEAMAILSAALETGRQLAPDEITPSFWQKFGPEELIEKIVNAGKKGILDAPRAAGWDLKRAVRTHRDKDGIRRYIPGYGPKGVDPQYLCFTQEKVTVEDATPVLEDVKIVLATVGADAHVIGINMIKEAFQKAGFEVIHLTGMNLPETVAEVVAESGAKVVGVSNLLGLGLSLFPRVGQRLKELGLRDKVLVLAGGRIAEKEEEHAYYEARIKEEGPGFLGVDAFFGPGTNPDDVVAWVREHLKEVR is encoded by the coding sequence ATGCAAGAAAAGACACAGGCTATTATCTGGGAAGATAGAGAGCGCATTAAAGCTTACGAGAAATTATTTGGGGTGAGTATGCCTAAAGTTGGCAAAGACGGTTCTATTACGGGGCTTCCCCGCCCTTATCCCCGGGAAGTGGCTGGAGTAATACGTGGAGGATACCGTATAGCTGAGTTAGGGAGGAAGGCAAGAAGTACTGGTATTCCCGTCCAGAACCCTATCTTGGGACGTAACACAGCAGAAGAAACCATGGCCCAGTCCCGGGAGATGTACGAGATTGCCGAGAAATTGGGTATTACTTTATTTCACTTCGTCCACTCGGAAGCCACAAGGCATATCGATCCCTTAGATGGGGCCGAGCTTATTGAGCAATCCCGGGGTAAAGGTGGAATCACTCCTGCTGGTGAAAGAGAATTTGTCCAGATGGGCGGTGGAGCAGTACATCCTATTCGTATTAACGCTACAGGCGATACTCCTCATCTTTCCATTCTAAATGCCTTTATAGCAGGTTTTGATGGCACGGATATTGGCCCGGTAATACACGTACATTTCGGCGGGCGAGGGATCCATGATTATAAGACTAAAGTAACCAATGGGTTTAAAGCTCTCCAGATATGCGCAGAAAATAATATCTTCGTACAAGTAGAATCTCACAAGCACATTAATAATATCGGCGGTACAGATGGAGCAGGTTTGGCAGGTTGCCTTTTAGCTGAAGGGTTAGCTATTTTAGCTGGTTTACCGCGCGAGCTTAGCGCCTTGCAGATAAATGTGGCCGGGATAAATCTGTTGGCTGATCTAGCCCTTATAAGGGCTTTCAGGAAGGTTATGTGGAGCGAATGGCTGATCGTAGTTCCCGAGACTTTTCAAAATCCTCCTCCTGATCTTATTGCAGAACAGGGGCATTTTGCCCGGATGGCGATTAGCGCCAAGCTAGGAGGTGCTGACTTTTACCGACCTAAAGCAGCGGAGTCCGTAGGTATACCCACAGGGCATTCTATGGGAAGGGCTATCTGGGCCACCCAGGATATTTTTGAAAAGACGGCTGCCATTACTATCAACGATCCCTTTATAGATAAAAGAATGGAAGAGATCTTAAATGAAGCTATGGCTATACTCAGCGCTGCCCTGGAAACAGGACGCCAGTTGGCACCGGACGAAATAACTCCTTCTTTCTGGCAGAAGTTTGGTCCAGAAGAATTAATAGAAAAGATAGTTAATGCTGGGAAAAAAGGTATCCTAGATGCTCCCCGCGCAGCCGGTTGGGACCTTAAACGGGCGGTTAGGACCCACCGGGATAAGGACGGTATCCGGCGGTATATACCTGGCTATGGACCTAAAGGAGTAGATCCTCAATATCTTTGCTTTACCCAAGAAAAGGTAACTGTAGAAGACGCAACTCCCGTACTTGAGGACGTAAAGATAGTTCTGGCTACTGTAGGTGCGGATGCCCATGTAATAGGGATAAATATGATTAAAGAGGCTTTCCAGAAAGCTGGATTTGAAGTGATTCACCTTACAGGGATGAATTTACCAGAAACAGTGGCCGAAGTCGTAGCTGAAAGTGGAGCTAAGGTTGTGGGTGTTAGCAACCTTTTAGGCTTAGGCCTTAGTTTATTTCCCCGGGTGGGTCAACGGTTAAAAGAATTGGGATTGAGGGACAAGGTATTGGTCTTGGCGGGGGGTAGGATTGCGGAAAAAGAAGAGGAACATGCCTATTATGAGGCGCGGATTAAAGAGGAGGGCCCAGGATTTTTAGGAGTGGATGCCTTCTTTGGCCCAGGTACCAATCCCGATGACGTAGTAGCCTGGGTACGTGAACACTTAAAGGAGGTTAGGTAG
- a CDS encoding 2-methylaconitate cis-trans isomerase PrpF family protein translates to MGEMKRLRCAIIRGGTSKGVFFHENELPQDPVLRDKTILAVFGSPDVRQIDGLGGADPLTSKVAIIGPSSRPDADVDYTFGQVSIKEAFIDYSGNCGNISAGVGPFAIDEGLVKAVEPVTIVRIHNTNTGKLIIAEVPVRNGKAAVTGDYQIDGVPGTGAKIMLDFSDTAGAVTGKILPTGNPTDVLDIPGVGKITVSMVDVANPMVFVRAADLGLMGTETPEEVNNNPQLLRTLESIRAYAACVMGLAKEPEEATLRSPAFPMLAFVASPASYRKFTTGEEVRAEEIDFLSRLMFMQVMHKTYAGTGTTCTGVAAAIPGTVVYEVAARHSGNIRIGHPAGIIDIEVGVELKNGEIKVTRAAVGRTARRIMDGYVYIVKDKLL, encoded by the coding sequence ATGGGTGAAATGAAGCGTTTAAGATGCGCAATTATTCGTGGCGGGACTAGTAAAGGGGTGTTCTTTCATGAAAATGAGCTCCCTCAAGATCCGGTTTTAAGAGACAAGACTATTTTAGCAGTTTTTGGCAGCCCTGATGTCCGCCAGATAGATGGCTTGGGAGGGGCAGACCCGCTTACTAGTAAAGTAGCTATTATTGGACCTTCTTCCCGGCCGGATGCTGACGTGGACTATACCTTTGGGCAGGTGAGCATTAAAGAGGCTTTCATAGATTATTCTGGCAACTGTGGTAATATCTCTGCTGGAGTAGGGCCGTTTGCCATTGACGAGGGTTTGGTGAAAGCAGTAGAACCCGTAACTATAGTGCGCATCCACAATACCAATACAGGTAAGCTCATTATAGCTGAAGTCCCTGTACGTAATGGTAAAGCAGCAGTTACAGGAGATTATCAGATTGATGGAGTACCGGGAACAGGAGCTAAGATTATGCTGGATTTTTCCGATACAGCTGGCGCTGTTACGGGGAAGATATTGCCTACCGGGAACCCTACGGATGTCCTTGATATTCCAGGAGTAGGTAAGATCACTGTTTCTATGGTAGATGTAGCCAACCCCATGGTTTTTGTGCGGGCAGCTGATTTAGGGCTTATGGGTACCGAGACACCAGAGGAAGTAAATAACAATCCTCAACTTTTGCGAACCTTAGAGAGTATCAGGGCTTATGCTGCTTGTGTTATGGGCTTGGCCAAGGAACCAGAAGAAGCTACTTTGCGTAGCCCCGCCTTCCCTATGCTTGCTTTTGTGGCGTCACCAGCTTCTTACCGGAAGTTTACTACAGGTGAAGAAGTAAGGGCGGAAGAAATTGATTTCCTTTCTAGGCTTATGTTTATGCAAGTTATGCACAAGACTTATGCAGGCACTGGAACCACTTGTACAGGAGTAGCGGCTGCTATCCCAGGAACAGTTGTATATGAAGTGGCGGCCCGTCATAGCGGGAATATCCGTATAGGCCATCCGGCAGGGATCATAGATATAGAGGTCGGGGTAGAATTAAAGAACGGTGAGATTAAGGTAACTAGAGCAGCGGTAGGCCGGACAGCCCGACGCATTATGGACGGCTATGTATATATAGTAAAAGATAAGCTACTTTAA
- a CDS encoding glutamate mutase L, whose amino-acid sequence MPSEIYVFDVGSTFTKLNLFHLQDDNSLQWIARSQAPTTLEDIMEGINGALAGLPLECRPASLAGKTVLASSSAAGGLRMVAIGYMPRVTAKAAKEVAMSAGARVLEVLSAEDPPEYRRQVLKEIKPDIVLLTGGTDGGDEESLIDNAKLLAEMRLPGVIILAGNVAAQSKAALILSEANVNFRRVPNVMPTIHELKVKPAREAIHQEFIRQITRAKGLSKLESIVSNHKVIPTPGAVLLGAELLARGHYEAKGIGSLVVVDLGGATTDVHSVIPELEKLSLEERGLILTNEKHVSYRTVEGNLGLRVNCGGILETVGPRLILKYAGLPEDDKYEAKLTEYAKKVEVVTSYIPCNEEEKSFDRGLAIAAIETALKRHAGFLSQEYDPLLGVAPGTPQGRDLRAVKYLIAVGGIFTALPPEEGVNIVQKALARPGISLLPLQPRILIDRYYLLYAIGVLSELYPYQALRLAKTYFNFEGEEEGDEAHE is encoded by the coding sequence ATGCCTTCTGAGATATATGTATTCGACGTAGGAAGCACTTTCACTAAGTTAAATTTATTTCATTTGCAGGATGATAATTCTCTCCAGTGGATAGCCCGGTCCCAAGCCCCAACTACACTTGAGGATATCATGGAAGGAATAAATGGGGCTTTAGCTGGTCTGCCCCTAGAATGTCGCCCTGCTTCCTTGGCTGGGAAGACAGTCCTTGCCTCCAGCAGCGCTGCGGGGGGCCTACGCATGGTAGCTATCGGCTATATGCCCAGGGTTACTGCTAAAGCGGCTAAAGAAGTGGCTATGAGCGCTGGGGCAAGGGTTCTAGAGGTACTTTCTGCGGAAGATCCTCCAGAATATAGACGTCAAGTACTTAAAGAGATAAAACCTGATATTGTACTTTTGACTGGCGGAACTGATGGAGGTGACGAAGAGTCTTTAATTGATAATGCCAAATTATTGGCGGAAATGCGGTTACCTGGGGTAATTATCTTGGCTGGCAACGTTGCTGCCCAGAGCAAAGCGGCGTTAATCTTAAGCGAGGCAAATGTAAATTTTCGCCGTGTACCCAACGTCATGCCTACAATTCATGAACTTAAAGTTAAACCAGCCCGCGAGGCCATCCACCAAGAATTTATCCGGCAAATTACCCGTGCCAAGGGATTAAGCAAATTAGAAAGTATAGTAAGCAATCACAAAGTAATCCCGACGCCGGGAGCTGTACTTTTAGGAGCTGAACTTTTAGCTAGGGGCCACTATGAAGCTAAAGGTATTGGTAGCCTGGTAGTAGTTGATTTAGGGGGTGCTACCACGGATGTCCACTCAGTTATACCTGAATTGGAAAAATTGAGCTTGGAAGAGCGGGGGTTAATTTTGACCAATGAGAAACACGTTTCTTACCGGACGGTGGAAGGCAATTTAGGTCTCCGGGTTAATTGCGGCGGCATTTTAGAAACTGTAGGCCCGCGTTTGATCTTAAAATATGCAGGCCTACCAGAAGACGATAAATATGAAGCGAAGCTTACAGAATATGCAAAGAAAGTAGAAGTTGTTACTTCCTATATACCGTGTAATGAAGAGGAAAAATCCTTCGATCGTGGGCTAGCTATAGCAGCTATAGAGACTGCCCTCAAACGTCACGCAGGTTTTTTGAGTCAAGAATATGACCCCTTGTTAGGGGTGGCCCCGGGAACTCCCCAGGGAAGGGATCTAAGGGCAGTAAAATATTTAATTGCAGTAGGAGGTATTTTTACTGCTCTCCCACCAGAAGAAGGGGTAAACATTGTCCAAAAGGCTTTAGCGCGACCAGGGATTTCTTTATTACCCTTACAACCCCGCATACTAATAGATCGTTATTATCTACTTTATGCTATCGGAGTATTATCAGAGCTTTATCCTTATCAGGCTTTGAGACTAGCCAAAACTTACTTTAACTTCGAGGGGGAGGAAGAGGGCGATGAGGCCCACGAGTAA